In the genome of Scylla paramamosain isolate STU-SP2022 chromosome 10, ASM3559412v1, whole genome shotgun sequence, the window TACACAGTTCCTTATCATTGATGCACACTGCCTGACTGCCTCGCGGAGCACTGTTACTGCCGGCAGTGTCGGCGAtgcattcatttatatatttttcttatttattctcagTCTCATGATAAACTTGAATTTTGTGGTTATTATAACCCTTTAGTATTTGTGAAATATGATACGAGGCTCTAACACTAAAAACTACGATGTGAGTATATGGCAACAGCCAACCAGCGCTTACCTTTCACTCACATGGGTTTACAGTCTGCTCGGTTCAGCTTCAGTATATATTATTGCTGGGATGCATTTTCATTCtatgaagaacaaaaacaacacacacacacacacacacacacacacacacacaccgcctacTGACTGCTGCGGTTAGCACCAAGGAAAGTATGTAGAATCCCTGTTCGCACGCTTGGTTCCAAACCGAGGGCGCATTCCAGTCCCGAGGGCTTACTCAGCTTTAGCTCAAACTTCTGGTCACACTTTTCATttgacgaagaagaggaaggcacGCACAAAAGGGATAGGTGGGATACACACGAGTACTAGATCCCTGAACCACACGCAGACGTGGGTGTGCTTAAAATGGACTGTATACAAGCTCTCGAACTGCTTTACAGGTGATTCATTGAAGAGGTAGGAGGATCTGATGCTTACAGGTCCCAGATGGAGGCCTTTACTAAACCGTATTGAATCGAAAACTGAACTGAAACACAAGCTCATTGAAGGTACAAGAGGATCTAACGTTAATAAGTTCCAGTTGAGCGCTCAGGAATATCGCGGCTCTCCATACACCTGACCAGAACTTCTATGGCTTCAGACCTGTCAGTTCGCGTGTCCTGTTATCCTACACGCACTCTCCCTTGGATACTCAAGTTACTCTCTCTACCTAACTGGTCCTGGATCTACttcttcccgtgtgtgtgtgtgtgtgtgtgtgtgtgtgtgtgtgtgtgtgtgtgttcacagtGTTAACATTCACGCACTGCTTCAGTCTAAGAGTAACTGATTTTCCTATAATGTTGTAAGACTTGTTCATTAATAAATTGTCCCATTAACCTCATCTCCTGACTTTATGTTTGCTGTGATGGATCAATCCACAGCAGCAAGTCAGGATGTTTGTTGCTCACTCGTGACTATCTCCCAGTCAGTACACTGTCACTGAGTTGTCCAGGCGGCTTCATGCCCACCTCCACACAGCATAATAGTAGGTCATTCTTCAGTCACTAAATGATTGTGGGTCCTCTtcataattatgtatatttctttgTTGACAGTCATGCTGCCTTGTATGCTTTCTGATCTATTTCTCCTACGAACTGTGTTGTAGTAATAAATGCCTTGATCTCACCGGCATCCCCGAGATCGTTGGTGCCACAGTTCACTTCACTTGGGTGTCTTCTCACATGAGTGTCCACCTTCTTTCAGCGTGCCCTTCAGGACAACACAGTGCACCCCGGAGCAGAGTGCATCCTGAGTTATGTGACTAACATCAAACActatttaaatatatatatatatatatatatatatatatatatatatagagagagagagagagagagagagagagagagagagagagagagagagagagagagagagagagagagagagagagagagagagagagagagagagagagagatttgtataTGCAATTTGaattttgtaaatattttgtcCTATTTCATTCTCTGTCCCAGACTAAGGGAAGGCCAGCAGGTTTACCAGTCTttatttgcagttttttttttttcttacatataataacaaatttattaatttatcggGTTGAAAGCCATCACTTCTTATTTAGGCTAAGCAAGTATCTTCAGCTATTATTTCCTTATGCaccacttactactactgctaccaccaataacaataataaataataataataacaataataataataataataataataatgataataataatgataataataatgataataataacaacaacaacaacaacaacaacaacaacaacaacaacaacaacaaaaacaacaatagcaacaacaacaacaacaacagcaacaacaacaacaataacaacaacaacaacaacaacaacaacaacaacaacaacaacaaacatcctGGTCACGCTGTTGTTTTCTTCACTCAGACCTTACTCCGTTTGCCTTCCACAGGTGCTCCGCCCTAAAGAAGAAGTGCAGGTAGTGGAGTATCAGGAGCGACACGCGCGGCTGAAGCAAGTGTGCACGGCGTGGGGCGCCTACACCACCAAGGCCAAGTTCCTGAAGGCAGCGCAAAAATCAACCACGGACAAGATCAAAGATGACATACTGAAAGACCGGAAGGATCTCTCGCATTCACAGTTAGAGAGACTGTGGCAGCTTaacaaaaggtgtgtgtgtgtgtgtgtgtgtgtgtgtgtgtgtgtgtgtgtgtgtaacagcaAGCTTTATGACTCATCAGTTTCTGTGTTGTCTCTTTGGTACACGTGATGTATCGCTTGCTCTTCTTTTGAAGGTTATTGGTGTAATGTTTTATGAGCCACCAATGGTTCAGTTTGTAATGTTTTGATATTGAAGATAAATCTAGattaataacagaaataataacaataataacagtaataataacaataataacagtaataataataataataataataataataataataataataataataataataataataacaataataataatacatttacTAGTactaaattgcatttgccatctgtctgtccactcGTTCATCTTAAATCTGTCTTCAAGGTGACTGCATCCGAATCCGACCTAATTAATCTTCTTGTCACCTGCAAATTTACTACCATCGTTACTAATCTAGatcactgatgtatattaaGAATAATAATGGTCTTAAAACTGATCTCTGTGGaatcccactaattacttggATTTAGAGACTAATTATAACTCTGTCACCTGTCGCATAACCATGACTTTATCCAGCTTAACACTTCCCATCTATCCTATGCGTCCTAATCTTGTTAGAGAGTCTAGATTGTGTAACCAAAGCCGAAGATTATTCTAACAGACCTTATCTGGATTTTTTCTGTGTGGGTTAATGATAGAGACCAGAAGTTTAAATCCATTTTGGTAAGgtaaaggctgtgtgtgtgtatatatatatatatatatatatatatatatatatatatatatatatatatatatatatatatatatatatatatatatatatatatatatatatatttgaaaccTGAAGGTCGTTCGACCCAAGGGTGAGCGCTGGAGAACTGGTGTTGGACGTACGAGTACATTGATACCATTTTAGTGGGTTTAGTGGGGTTGAATACAGCATGATTTTCTGTAGTTCATGTAGTCCATTGAAACAAACTATCAAGGACAGTCTGCTGGGGAGGGAAGTCTAGGTTAGCCATGTTGAAACTGATGTAATGGTGGATTTATTCACATATTTCCATCTGTGATCTGTGTCCCTAAATGCATCATTAATCAGAATAAGGAAACAGGGAGGGACCATTTTAGTTGGTGCCTTGGTGAACGCCATATTTAGGGGTGAACGTCGGTGCACAATCTGGCGACAGCTGCTAAGAAGTTCAACACTCTTGAGATAAGGTGGGATGTTGTATCTCTagtttgattgtttttttgcTGGATAATTTTGTAATAAGATCAAAGAGATTCGTGAAGTCGATGAAGATGAGTCacctctgtctttctttgttcaGAGTATTCGTAAACAGTCTAATAAGCAGACTGGGCAATGAGTGTTGGAAGAATATTTAACATTGCTAAAGTATTGTGGATCGAAGAGGGCTGCCATTACAAGCCCACCTGAACACAAAGCCTTGGGACGGCGGTGGTGGCTGTGGGAAAGAACTGATTCAGTTTGAATTTCCAACCTTAGGGATGAGGGAGACATAAGGAAGTTTTCTACGCAGCGGGACATTTTGTTTTCGTGAGGGAGGCATTTATGTATGACGGAGGCAAAGGGGATGTGTAGTTCAAGGTGGGACTCCTTATAATGGCTGGTAGGTCCACAGGAGTGGTTGAGCGCTTTGACTTGAGATTAGAAATTTGGCAATGCCTCGATcttctaatgtgtgtgtgtgtgtgtgtgtgtgtgcgttatgtGCGGCCACCTAACATCACCATCGTTTGGCAGGTCGTCCTTCCACCAGATCTTCGTGGACAAAAGTCACGAGCTCACCTGGTGCAAGGTCCCCAAGGCGGCCAGCACCAGTTGGCTCAATGCCTTTCTGCAGGTGGGTCATATTCTGACTTCTTTACtacagctcctcctcttctccaatccccgagttctctctctctctctctctctctctctctctctctctctctctctctctctctctctctctctctctctctctctctctaagaactCACATATCAAGAACTACAAATTGAAGCAAGATGAAACTGGTACCATTTAAAAGGTAAAATCGTCaagttttctgttaattttgttAATCATCGACAATTCTGTGCTTGGTCGCGTTTGGTAAGAAATGGACTATCGTTAGGATGTGTCGTGTAACCCGCGCCGCGCACATTGAACATCtgtaaaaaaatttaataaaaaaattcttgcACTTCTGAGCTCAGTTTTTTTGTAcagaaacttgaaaatattagcTTTTAAGGaatataaattgtgttttgataTCCTCCATTGTTATTAAGATATAAAGTGTCGTAATGTGACATATACTTTTGGACCACCCTGTACtacagttgttgttgctgctgctgctgctgttactattactaccactaccacttataatattactactactactgctgcttttgctactactactactactactactactactactactactactactactactactactactactactaccactactactactactactactaccgcattGTTACTCTTGCAGCTGGCGGGCGTGGAAGACCAAGAGCTTCAGGACTTCTCGAGGCATCACCTACTGCTGCGAGACAAGTACCCGATGATGCCTGGACCTCAGCTCCGCAGGATTATGCCTATGACCATGAaatttatggtgtgtgtgtgtgtttgtgtgtgtgtgtgtgtgtgtgtgtgtgtgtgtgtgtgtgtgtgcgttcttCTACACATTGTAGTCTTCTTTTGTTGCCTATTTATTTAGTTCCCGTCCAGCAACCACACTACTCCCAACCCTGTCTCACAGGGAAAACAactcacattattattattattattattattattattattattattattattattattattattattatcaattattatcattattattatcattaatattgttatcatcatcatcaccataatcatcataCCGATACTACCAGTTCTATCGATCTGTTCTCCCCcacagtgaacacacacacacacacacacacacacaataaactcCATGGTGCTATGATAACCAAACACCCTCAACATTTCAATACGTGGTTGTCATTTAGGCTCCTTTCTTAGCCTCGTTTTTTTCACGTGTTTCTTCTAAAATATAATTCATCACACGACTGGGATATGCAGGGCTACTGTGTTTTTACTTAAGCATTCTGTACTAGGCCAGCCAACACATATTTAGGCAACGTACATCTGCGagtacataagaacaaaagaacataaaagaacCGGCAAGAAACCAATAGGACTAAAGGTGGGAACCCCTATATAAATGTCCACCGATCTATCCATAGAATTaacttatcttttcctctcgcGTACAGCACCAACATCCTCACTGCTGAGTCCATCCAACCTTTTTATTTACTACTCTTTTTACTCTCGTTGCCTTTTTATATTTAACTTTACCAATTAGACTAAGAAATAATGTTATTTCCATTCCATCGTATATGAGTTAATACAATATTTTGTTTGATTAACATTATATAATTATCAAGAAATTATGTAAACAAAACGTGTTGGACGACACTTATATAGTGGCACAGACCATCCCACTCAGTTTAACCACGCTGACACCCTTCCCTTAATTAAGGGTCCCATACACGCTCAGGCAGCCTGTGCAGCCGCCTGAACAGCCGGCCTGACAGGTCGGCCTGTGTCACCCGCACATTATTCAGTCCTGCCTCAAGGCAACAGCTCAGCGAGATCGCGAAGTGAAGATCATGGCCTCTCCCATGGATACGGAAGAGCTAGACCTATTTGCGACAGCAGCTGTTATTACAGAAGTCATTACAAAAgaccaagaagagaaagaataacttCTTTCtatagtagtaaaaaaaaaaaaaaaaatgtaatttcttCCCATGTTTGATGAAGACGTGAACTGCTTCTGAGCATGGAAGGCTGACATTCTGCCCCATGCCGCCCAGTTTAAATgtaattaattatatttataGCACATTATCCTTTAAAATCTGCACATAGATATTCTGCTGTGTTGCCATAACTCCCGTTTTTTGTGCTTCtagattaataaaataaatagataaatgaatatatatatatatatatatatatatatatatatatatatatatatatatatatatatatatatatatatatatatatatatatatatatatatatatcatattcaataaaaaaaaaaaaataataataatcactttCTGTACCACACCTCAAAAACTGGAAGTTATGTGTGCGGCAGACGTATTCACGGTACGCTGCCGAGTGCTGTACTCAGAAATGTGGCCTTAAGGCTGTCTCATTTGTCCATACACGCTCAAACGGGCCTGGCCGGACGCTGGCCGGGCGGAGCCAATCTGTCAGCTTCAGGTTCGTGAGGAGGCCTCTCCGGCGCGTGTATGGGGCGCACTAAGCCACATTCGCCTTAGAAGCACTTCTAACAGTCAACTCATAACTCTAGAAATCACTGTATCTCGCCGTGCGCGTGTCGCAAGTGCTCGCCCCAGCGACTTTCAAAGGATTTCAACCGCTATAGAATTACAAATATGCTATCTGGTTGTCAAAAGATTTAAATGCCCGAGGACTGTTTTGACATAATctagaagaaaaatgtaatttcCTATGTATGGGTACTGTAGAAACGGTTGCCTTTTCTATCCtcgtttaatgcctcaaaacgAACATCACAGTATTTTGAAGTGGAGAGTGTTACGTTATGACTAACTGCGCTGTatctttattcatctattaACAACCACCTAGTAAGAGGAAATTGTTAACTAATTTCCAGGGCCAGCAATTAGAATGTGAAAAGTGATACTGGGTTCACATCAACCACTTGAGTGGTTTCTTTTGAATAAACATTAGTGATTGcataagatgtgtgtgtgtgtgtgtgtgtgtgtgtgtgtgtgtgtgtgtgtgtgtgtgtgtgtgtgtgtgtgtgtgtgtgtgtgtgtgtgtgtgtgtgtgtgcctgcttttgtatttcctcctttctataacttgaactctttcaagaaggaggcttcaagacacttattcttcaattttttggCCCTTGGCCGGCACCCCTCttacatcaaaagaaaaaaaaaaaaagaggttctCACCGCCATCAGCACCGCTTCCTGCAGCATTTCTGTTTGACAAGCGTCTCAACATTCATCATGAACAACCCAGAACACAAACTGAATGAGTTTTACTTCCAGTCACATGAGTTCATACTTTGAAATGCTATTGGTTCTCATAAGGACAATTTTGAAAGACCTCAGAAAtcagtttttcattttctttttttttactcataatacaaaatatttgtttatttttactataATTTTGTAAATCTTTCGGAAAGCCACAATTCATTCCTCAAAAAGCTGCTAAAAATAGTATTAGGCACCGAAATGTTTGAAAAAGTGACCTCAGTattgaattaaaaaaatgagtgaatcTCGATGCTTGACAGAAGAAATACTATTtacatttttaatatttttgtgttgtttaaTGTGAAGGCAAGAGCcatgttttattcttatttagaTATGTATTATGATCCTAACTTTTTCCAGATTGCACGCCACCCTTTCGAGCGGGTTCTCTCTGCCTACAGGGATAAGCTGGAAGACTATGAGCGAGACTTGAAATTCAGGTATTTCCAACATCTTGGGTTTCCATCTCTGTTTGTTTGGCattatatgaaaataatatgTTAATAGATGGGTACCCCTGACCACATAGCACCAAATAGGTGCGGGACGTAAGCTGAGGCGGTGTGATctcgctgtcctggtgtgtACTGTCTGGAGAGTGGCCTCAGTTCTACCTGCAGATCGGTCAATGAGCTGAGCTCTTTCCAGCAGACAATTGTggatgaattacacacacacacacacacacacacgataaaaccAAGACTGGAAATATacggcagtggtgtggtctcctcatacaaaggggaatattgtaaaattagaaagggtacaaagagcagtcactaagatggttccggggttgagtaagtcaacctatgaagagagattaaaaatgttggaaattcctacccttgaaaataggagagagagagagagagagagagagagagagagagagagagagagagagagagagagagagagagagagagagagagagagagagagagaggaacttcctattcctcttcctattaAGATAGAcaaacattatcatgaaaaacaaataatattttttatttcacggaTGTCACCTCACATCAGcgagaaaacacaaaatgagAGAGTAAAGACTGCTAAGTACACAAATACGTAATGTACCTGATAATATATCATCTTTTATTGAATTTGTATTGTTTTAAGAGCACACGCAATGAGACCAAGAAGTCTGCTGTTCCAAATGTTGAAAATCAGGATGTTATATTAATCCTTTTATGTTTCAGTGATAAGTAGTAGAATCAGTAATGATGTGTGCGTATATCTTTATCCATTTGTATTTTATAAAATCTAATCcagccattgtgtgtgtgtgtgtgtgtgtgtgtgtgtgtgtgtgtgtgtgtgtgtgtgtaataactCTTACTCTCTCTATCACTACAGGGGCGGGTATTACTACTCCATATATGGCAAGAAGATTGTCAAGGTGTATCGTAAGTCCAGcatcaaggaaaaagaaaattcagaAAAAGAACACAAGGAACCCACTTTTAGGGAGTTTGTTCAATACCTCCTCGACACTGATGTGGAGGAGTATGACGAGCACTGGCGGCCCATCTCCTTGCTATGCACACCCTGTCACATCAAATATGACATTATAGCCAAGATAGAAACACTCAGTCAAGACTCCAACTTCATCCTGTACCACCGAGGTCTGGCAGACAAGGTGCAGATCCGATGGTCTCATCGCACTGACCAAACATACAAGACCTCAGATGTGGCCAAGAAATATTATTCGCAGCTCACACTGACTGAAATTAAGCAGCTTTACCACAAGTATTTGATGGACTTCTTAATATTTGATTATGAGCTTGAGCCATATGAGATGCTCGTGGATTCGCCTACTATGAACATGACACTGGGCACTGACGAGAATGGCgaatattattatgatgatgaaaatgaggaagatgaagatgaagaggagtacgaggaggaggaagaagaagaggaggaggaggaagagggaggaaatgaggaaggggaagaagagagagaagatttgGGTATGGCAGAAACGGCAAATATTTTGACAAATCTTGGAGAGGAAACAGAGACACTTCTTAAATTACCAGATGTGAAATGATAGTGATATCTGTTGTTAGCATTAACTTGATACATTGCATTATCGGTCAGTCTGTGATGTGGGAGGATAAATTTAGAACTgtgggagggagcagagagggTAATTATTCCCAATTTCTGTAAGAACGTCTCCTACCATTTTTATATTGTGATATTGTCATAGAATGGGCCAGTCTTAGATGAGCTGCTTTTATGAACACTGAAAC includes:
- the LOC135104454 gene encoding carbohydrate sulfotransferase 11-like, with amino-acid sequence MAWRLTQRQIIMGAVVFYSFLALTTNILDTTEGKPPNIFKLQKLVLRPKEEVQVVEYQERHARLKQVCTAWGAYTTKAKFLKAAQKSTTDKIKDDILKDRKDLSHSQLERLWQLNKRSSFHQIFVDKSHELTWCKVPKAASTSWLNAFLQLAGVEDQELQDFSRHHLLLRDKYPMMPGPQLRRIMPMTMKFMIARHPFERVLSAYRDKLEDYERDLKFRGGYYYSIYGKKIVKVYRKSSIKEKENSEKEHKEPTFREFVQYLLDTDVEEYDEHWRPISLLCTPCHIKYDIIAKIETLSQDSNFILYHRGLADKVQIRWSHRTDQTYKTSDVAKKYYSQLTLTEIKQLYHKYLMDFLIFDYELEPYEMLVDSPTMNMTLGTDENGEYYYDDENEEDEDEEEYEEEEEEEEEEEEGGNEEGEEEREDLGMAETANILTNLGEETETLLKLPDVK